The Cloacibacterium caeni region TGGTTGCAAAAATAAACCTCACATCTGGAAAGCGTTCTTTGGTTTCTCCAATTCTAGAAAGTTTTTTGGTCTGAATTAGAGTCAGTAATTTTTGTTGAAGTTGTGGTGTTAAATTTCCAATTTCGTCTAAGAAAACGGTTCCTCCATCAGCATTTTCAATTTTTCCTGCTTTGTCTGTTTTAGCATCGGTAAAAGCTCCTTTTGCATAACCAAAAAGTTCAGCTTCGAACAAATTTTCCGAAATTGAACCCAAATCTATGTGTACAAAAGGTTCGTTTTTTCTTTTGGAGTTTTGATGGATATATTCTGCCATTACATATTTTCCAGTTCCGTTTTCTCCCAAAAGCAAAAGATTGGCATCGGTAGCAGCCACTTTTTTGATGGTGTTGATGGCTTGTTGCATTTTAGGAGATTGCGTTTGCAATTCATAATTTTCTGCATTTTCTTGAAGATTTTCCCATTGCGAAAGTTTTTTATTCTTTCTGGAAATATCTACCGCAAGATTTACAGAAGCATAGAGTTTTTCGTTGTTCCAAGGTTTTAGAATAAAATCGGTTGCGCCATTTTTTAGAGCTTCTACTGCCAATTCTACTTCGCCATAAGCGGTCATCAGAATCACAGGAACGTCTTTATCAATTTCTTTAATTTCGGAAAGCCAATACAAACCTTCTTTTCCGTCTTCAAAACCTCTTCGGAAATTCATATCCAAAAGAATAACATCAATTTGATGATTTTGAATAGCCGTAATAATTTTATTAGGAGAATTAATGGTAACTACTTCTGTGAAGAATTTTTTGAGCCAAACTCTTGCCGAAAACAAAATGTCTTCGTCGTCATCTACAATTAAAATTCCTGCTTCTTTTTTTCGCATTTTATTGAATTTATTTCCGAATTTTTATATTATTTTTTAGAACATTGTTGGAAAAAAGATTTCAATTCTTCTTTTCTTGCAAGAGTCAAATTGTGCCATCTAATACCTTGTATAGCACCTTCTATTGCAAATAATTCATTCAAACATGCTCCACTATCAATGGTTTTTAATTTAATAAACGTATTTTCTGTTCCACAAGATTTAAGTTTTTCTGGTGTTTCAATTTCAATCTCTTTTAATCTTTCAGATAATACTTTTCCAATGTTTGGTAGTTGAGTTAATAATGAATTTCCCATAATTTGAAAATTTAAATTGTTCATTTTCGAACGAAAAGTGTTCGGAATCGGACGGTTTTTATTTTGATTTGATTTGAATTTCTTCTCATTATCAGTGCTTTATAACTTTATAAATTTGTGGCATTTAGCTTGTGTAATATATTGTAAATCAATTCACTGTAATGGATACGAAATTAGAAAAAAAACAATCTAAACTCAAAATTATTTTAATTATTTCCGCAAGTATTATTGCTGTAGTTCTTTTTGCTACTTATTTTTTGAAGCAGAAAAAAACGTATAATGTTCCGTCAGACGAAATTCAAATTTCAGAAGTAACGTACGGCAAATTTGAAGATATGTTGATGATTACAGCTCAGTCCCAGTCTCTTCACTCTTCTTTGGTAAACGTTTTAGAAGGCGGAATGGTAAAAGAAATTTATGCAGAAGACGGACAAATGGTGCGCAAAGGCGAACCGCTTGCCAGAATTTATAATCCGAATACTGAATTCAATTTCATGAATCAGGAAACGGGAATTATGCAGCAAATTAGCCAAATGAGAAGTTCGCTTTTGGAACTTAAAAATCAGGAATTCAATCAAAATAAAGAATTATTGCAATCTCAGAACGATTACAATACGGCTTTGCAAACATATAATCTTCAAAAAAGATTATATGACGCCGAAATTGGAAGAAAAACAGAATTTGATTTGGCAAAACAAAATCTAGAATATCAGAAAAAACGAAAACAATTGACTGAACAAGGAATTCAAAATGAAAATCGTTCTAGAAATCAGCAAATTGCAGATGTTAATAAATCTATCGGGCAAATGCAGAAAAGTTTGGATGTTCTGAGAAATAACAAAAATAATTTCTTGATTTTGGCTCCGGAAACTGGCAGATTGTCTTCTTTCAATATTAATTTGGGCGAAAATCTTACTTCCGGACAAAGCATTGGAAAAATAGATTTGATGGACGGTTACAAATTAGTAGCAAAAATAGACGAATACTACATCAATAAACTTCAACCTGGGATTAAAGGAACTTTGGACAATACAGACCAATCGTATAACGTAATCGTTACCAAAATTTTACCAGAAGTAAAAGATGGACAATTCTCTGCTGAACTTAATTTTGCGGACGAAAACAAACCTAAAGATTTAAGAATTGGGATGACTTTCGGAGTGAAATTGAAACTCTCTGCCGATACGCAAAGTATGATGATTCCGAAAGGAAATTTCTTTAAAGATTCTAACGGGAAATGGGTTTTTGTAGTAAAAGGAAATAAAGCCGAAAAACGAAACGTAACTTTTGGAAGAGAAAATGCATTGTATTATGAAGTGGTTTCGGGATTGAAAAACGGCGAAAAAGTAATCACTTCAGATTATACAGATTACAAAAATTATGAGATTTTAGAAATTAAAAAATAAGTGAAAATGGTATTGAAAAAGAAAATTTTAGGACTTTGT contains the following coding sequences:
- a CDS encoding efflux RND transporter periplasmic adaptor subunit, yielding MDTKLEKKQSKLKIILIISASIIAVVLFATYFLKQKKTYNVPSDEIQISEVTYGKFEDMLMITAQSQSLHSSLVNVLEGGMVKEIYAEDGQMVRKGEPLARIYNPNTEFNFMNQETGIMQQISQMRSSLLELKNQEFNQNKELLQSQNDYNTALQTYNLQKRLYDAEIGRKTEFDLAKQNLEYQKKRKQLTEQGIQNENRSRNQQIADVNKSIGQMQKSLDVLRNNKNNFLILAPETGRLSSFNINLGENLTSGQSIGKIDLMDGYKLVAKIDEYYINKLQPGIKGTLDNTDQSYNVIVTKILPEVKDGQFSAELNFADENKPKDLRIGMTFGVKLKLSADTQSMMIPKGNFFKDSNGKWVFVVKGNKAEKRNVTFGRENALYYEVVSGLKNGEKVITSDYTDYKNYEILEIKK
- a CDS encoding sigma-54-dependent transcriptional regulator, whose translation is MRKKEAGILIVDDDEDILFSARVWLKKFFTEVVTINSPNKIITAIQNHQIDVILLDMNFRRGFEDGKEGLYWLSEIKEIDKDVPVILMTAYGEVELAVEALKNGATDFILKPWNNEKLYASVNLAVDISRKNKKLSQWENLQENAENYELQTQSPKMQQAINTIKKVAATDANLLLLGENGTGKYVMAEYIHQNSKRKNEPFVHIDLGSISENLFEAELFGYAKGAFTDAKTDKAGKIENADGGTVFLDEIGNLTPQLQQKLLTLIQTKKLSRIGETKERFPDVRFIFATNADLKKMISENTFREDLYFRINTVEVELPPLRERKEDIASLAEFFIKKYEKKYGKSNLKITNLEELQNYHFPGNIRELEHSVEREIILSENENIKLSLSHTASEEQITSLNLEEMEEKMIKNALKKHKGNITLAAEALGLTRASLYRRMEKFGI
- a CDS encoding TfoX/Sxy family protein; translated protein: MGNSLLTQLPNIGKVLSERLKEIEIETPEKLKSCGTENTFIKLKTIDSGACLNELFAIEGAIQGIRWHNLTLARKEELKSFFQQCSKK